From one Plasmodium malariae genome assembly, contig: PmUG01_00_11, whole genome shotgun sequence genomic stretch:
- the PmUG01_00026900 gene encoding fam-m protein — MEQIIKLILCIKFSAFIILASIYHFSSDIVFNKSLNVKWNLDSISGAIRYRLLAKYKKDQDSNTVGLTEDISNNMKCKNINIYNNKKLTKGKNKQSNGNLLNKQQYYTEIIDYNNGMFDGKHFHFQKKWIKKKDFDDFVEKKRRICDIDLKKIKFRNYGFGFTLFFIFLFLGIGIPISPGLTFLKVEWTTIKENPLGKFFYDITCKLKEFLKMDPYVILYSIFIVILSVILIIAIYKILRNNEKYEKIKLMSE, encoded by the exons ATGGAACAAATAATTAAGCTAATATTATGCATTAAATTTTCTGCGTTTATAATTTTAGCTTCGATATATCATTTTAGCAGTGAT atcGTGTTTAACAAATCACTGAATGTGAAATGGAATCTCGATAGTATATCAGGAGCAATACGCTATCGACtactagcaaaatataaaaaggatcAGGATTCAAATACCGTAGGTTTAACAGAagatatatcaaataatatgaaatgcaagaatataaatatatataataataaaaaattgaccAAAGGTAAAAACAAACAATCAAACGGAAATTTACTAAATAAGCAGCAATACTACACGGAAAttatagattataataatggaatgtttgatggaaaacattttcattttcaaaaaaaatggataaagaaaaaagattttGATGATTTTGTTGAAAAAAAGAGGAGAATTTGTGATATagatttaaagaaaataaaatttaggaATTACGGTTTTGGTTTtactctattttttatttttttattcctggGAATAGGAATACCAATATCACCAGGATTAACATTTTTGAAAGTTGAATGGACAACAATTAAAGAGAATCCATTAGGTAAGTTTTTTTACGATATTACATGTAAGTTgaaagaatttttaaaaatggatCCTTATGTTATACTTTATAGCATTTTTATCGTTATATTATCTGTTATACTTATAATTGCAATTTATAAGATTTTAaggaataatgaaaaatatgaaaaaattaagttaatgtctgagtaa